In Bos indicus x Bos taurus breed Angus x Brahman F1 hybrid chromosome 4, Bos_hybrid_MaternalHap_v2.0, whole genome shotgun sequence, the sequence GAAACAGAGAAGTCAATTTTCCTAATATGAGTTCATAGACTCTAAGTCTCAAAACACAAAACCCAGTAACTATTTAATCAGATACCAAATGATTACAGAACTAGATTCTTGGGAGAAATTGAACACATGATTTAAATCCTAACAAATTCCTACTTGCTGAAGGTTTCTTTCATAATATATCTGAATATatggttttcatattttttcattttctttctaatacATGCTAATACATTTTTAGCAGCTGAACACTCTAAAATCAAGATGATTTTATTGCAATTCTATAGGTCTGCTGAGTTACCAAGATGAAACAGTGAGGGAAAAAAGAACATAATTATATTTAGGAGAAACATCTATGATATAGGATACTTattaaggaagaaaacaaaagtggACTGACCAATTTGTCATATGGCTGCAGGTGGGTGAAGAGAAAGCTCTAGGCCTCGGAAGCATACGTGACTGCACAGGCGAATGTGACAGAGAAATTCAGCGTCAGCCTTGTAATCCACGACTCTCCAGAAGTTAGAGGATACACGAGAGAAGCAAATGATTTGatctagtggctcagctggtgaagaatctgccggcaatgctggagacctgggtttgatccctgggtcaggaagatcccctggaggagggaatggaggctcactccaatattcttgcctggagaattccatgcacagaggagcttgtctgggtacagtccatggggtcacgactgaacgagcaacacacacacacacacaccccttcccaATAACCAGAACAGATGTTTGCTTCCCTAAACAACAGAAGAAAACCTTATgacttgaaagaaatgaaatagctcATTAAAGTTTTTCAAGCACCAAGTGTACTAATTCCATGCCACCTTAAATGCAAATAGTAGCAATACATCCCAAATACTGGTTGTTCCATGGCTGTTGGAAGAGATATATCATTACATTTTTTAACTTCACCATGGAGTAGATCGTGCTTTGGGATAAAAATATCTCAAGACTCCCAGTAATTCCCACTGACGTCAACACTTGGAAAAAGGCAGGAAACTGCAGGAAATGGGTCCTGCTCTTGGGTTGCTGTCACCTCTCTTTCAAAAGCCTGGGTATCCTGTTCCTTCTCTGAGAGGGGAAAGAAAGTAATTTTGGAGTGAGGATGTTGATATACCTCAGGAAACTAGTAGAGTTCACTGGCACATCTCTGGTATAATAAGGTTCACCTATGCATCTAagcaattcaatggatatgaagttgggcaaactctgggagatagtgagggacagggaggcttggcatgttgcagtccatggggtcgcaaagagttggacatgacttagcaactgaacagcaacacacaTCTAAGtaggggtttccccagtggctctgtgGTAACAAAGCTGCccacaacgcaggagacacaggagatgcaggttcaattcctgggtctggaagatccctggagaaggacatggcaacccactccagtattcttgcctgaaaaattccgtggacagaggaacctggtaggctacaatccatggggtcgaaaaagagtcagacatgactgagtaagagCAAGCATCTTAAGCAGGAGGAAAGATCTCACCAAGGAGAAACCTGGGCTTCTATGCCACATTTAAAATTGCACGTTAGTAACTAAACCCATTTGAGTTGGAGCTAACCTGTCAGGGTTtggcttctcttccttcttaCATCAACCTGGAGCAATCTGCATCCAAAAACAGCGGGAAAGGAGAATACGCTCAAAGAAAGGAAGTCTCCTCTCTTTGGGGTTGTGTTCTGGTGCCTTTATGAAAGATGGGAGGCGGCCGTATACTATGctgttttttgttcatttgtttccaaCAATAGAGACATCAATGGTTTAAAGAATGGGAGACTTACAAGTCtaaagcaaggtcctggagcaacAACCCACAGTGTGCAATGAAGGGTAGGCAGCACACAGCAGCAGCCTTTGCCGAAGcaggaggggaagaaaagaggTTGCCAGTTATAGGGGAATTGATATAAGGTGGGTTCATtaattaccagggaaaccagtagAGGGGTGCACCTCTCACAGCCCCCTTTGCTGAGAATGAGCACTAACTGGGGCCCAGGGCAAGGTCATGGGAAGGTCAGTTGGGTGAGTAGGGTATAGGCGAAGCAAGAAAACAGTCAAGCAGGGGACGTACAGAGAGCAACAGAACAGCCATCCTGAGTGGCCTGATCCTACACTCCACCCCTATATACCCCGTAGGACCCTTACAATCATAGTCTGCCCCTTTTCCGagatggtttccctggtggctcagctggtaaagaatctgcctgcaatgcaggagaccctggttcgattcctgggtcgggaagattccctggagaagggttaggctacctactccagtattcatgggcttccctgggggctcagatggtaaataatctgcccgcaatgcgggagacccaggtttgatccctgggttgggaagatcccctggaggagggcatggcaacccactccagtattcttgccagaattccatggacagaggagactgacagactacagtccacggggtcatagtcagacagaactgagtgccTAAGCACAGCGCACCTTTTCCGAGATCTCCTTGGGGCCAGGCAGTCTTCTTTGGTGTGCTGCACCCTTAGACTCATTAGGACAGCTAGGATCCCATGGTGAAAAGTTAAGctgtggactgggagaaaatgttcaTAACACCTGTCACCAGCAAAGGATTGAGTGGccagaaaaaaggaagaattccAACTGAGCAAATGAGAAACAAGGCAAGCTAATTTTAGAAGCTGACAAAAGATTGGTTTGttcctttggagaaagaaaagaagtaagcTTGGCACGGGCCTGCTGGAAAAGGCTGGTTGGCATGGGCACAGAGCCAAGCATCTGTGCCAGTGCTCAATGCCACAGAACTGGATGGTCGCCATGGAAAGACCTGGTGATCACATGTGAGACATGCCTCCCTGTGGGAGGCAGAGCAGGGCTGGACCCAGAGGGGCTCCTCTGGACTCCCTGCATTTCTCCAGCCACCATCACTATAGCAGCACTCTGAACAAAATCTGTACGACGATAAACTGGGAAGTGCTTGAACTAGACGAGGCTTGGTCTAGTTCCTGACTCAATTATCTGACTCTGTCAACATTAAGAATTCTATtcattcagttgtgtgtgtgtgtgtgctcagtcatgtctctgtgaccccatggactgtagcccgccaggcttctctgttcatgggattttccagtcaagaatactggagtgggttgccgtttccttctccagggcatcttcctgacgcAAGAGCaaaaccgtgtctcctgcgtctcctgcattggcaggagattcttCACACTAGCGCCACCAGACTCACTCAGTTCTCTACTAGTTAATGCTAGATGAAAACATTCTAGGAGTCAGAACTCAGTGCTGTAAACCTCCTGAGATTCGAAGCAGAGAGAGCTGGATCTGAGACCTGGTCTGTCAAACCACTTCATCTTTAGACAGGTCCCAAACAGCTGAAAGGTTATGGGGAGAAGTATCAAaggtaatacaaaaaaaaaaaaaaaaagagggagagagagagaaagcgttCTGAAGTTGCCAACACTCTTTCTGCagagataaaactttatttgagGCGTCAAGCAATATACTGAAAGAGGTGTGTCATGCACAAGTGGTGTCCTTATTCCCATAATCGCACATCAGATGCTCTCTGTCCTCTTAAAAGGGGTGTGTGGTGCACAGGGATGAGAGGCATACAGCTTTCAGACAAGACCACATCTAGGTGAGCGCTTAAGAAAGTCTCATTTAAATTTCATTGTTACTCCTTTAAAAGGGGGttggttttattttggaaaaCGACAACAAACGACCTCTTCCACTGAGGAGGAAGTGTCTCCCCAGTTATTCATGAAATAATGCAGCTGCCTTTTTCTTTAAAGGGATTCTTGTCTTCTGGAATTCCTTTCACCAGAGGATCCTCTCTAGAACGTTCTTCAATatagttctttatttcttctgaacATTTAGACACCTtaaggagaaaggagggaaggaagaaaaagaatcaggATTGTTCAAACTTTGTCACCACCCTTTAGTGAAACTGACATAACTGGATACaaccagcattttaaaaatcaaatagaacAGACGAAAATATTAGTGTGCAGCACAGAGCCTATACAATATATATGAATGATATAGTCTATATGAAATAGATTTCTTACTACAGTAGCATCAAGAAAGTTTGAAAGTCactgtattaaaaatattatcccCAGCAGTTTCTATCCACTATGTCTCATGATTTCCTTCCTCTGCTAAAATATAATGATGGCAGGTCCACAATATTTGAGGAACTGAAACATACTCCACTTTCAATTTTCCATGCTAATGAATTGTTGCAGTGCAGCTACTCCCCAAATAGCTTTTGGGGTGTTTCCTGCAAAAATTCTCACTTTACTGAGTATGTGCCAGGTTCTTCAATTTCACAGAATGATAGAAGCATTGGAGAAAGTCTGATCTGGAAAAGTTAAAGTTTGTCCCAAAGTTTCCCCACCCCACGTGCAGCACCCCCAGATCCCTTCATCTTCCTCTCCCCCCAACCCTCCACCTGTGTTTCTGTGCAGAACTGATCATAAGAAAAGGCTTATCTGAGGCTTGTGTTTATGTAAGTAGTGTAAACTTTTTCTGAGTGGAGAAAGGATTGAACAGTTTCTTCAAAAAGCCTATCCTTAAGAGACAGTTTGTAAGAGTGATTGAGGGGAGTAAAAaggcaaggaggaaaaaaaaaaagattactgctTAATGAGGATCTGCATTAACTagtaagaaataagtaaaaattatagACGTTCCAGAAAATTCTAATGGagtcctctttttttaattttattttatttaactaacTAGGCAATGTTCCCACTGATTTTGTTATCTAGATTAGTAATCTCCAAACTGTTTCAATGTTGATCGCTAAAAAATGTCTGCATATGTAGCCGAGAATGTACATAATTATTCACTTATACCTAAGTGAAGTTACTACTGTGTTAATACATCATGTATAACCATAAAACACAAACTAGAAATTATTAAAAGATCAGACTTTAAGACAACcaaaaagacatcattttgcaatatacacacatatcaaatcactatgttatatGCCTAAAATTACTCACACAATGTTTCACGTCTATTGTactgcaattaaaatttttaaaaaataaaaaacattttactcTCACACCTCAAAGATTTCTTGGTACATCAGTGTGGAAgcctctgaaaataaaatttaaaactaggCAACACAGTTAAAATGTGGCAAAATAAAATCCTTACAAGTATCATTCTCTCGGGTAACATTTACGGACAATCATTGTGCGGGAATTTTAAGTAAATTCTCAGAGGTGATGACATAAGTATCCATAAGCTGCGCTCTGTGACCACTGAGAAATTTGCAGGTAAGACtcatattgggacttccctggcagtccagtggttaagactgccttccagtgcagggggtacaggtttgatccctgcttggggagctaagagctcacatgcctcctggccaaaaaaccaaaacataaagcagaagcaatactgtaacaaatttaatgaagacttttaaaaatggtctatatcaaaaaagaaaggctaaaaaatagtttttaagaaaattagactCATGTTTCCCTAAATGGTTATGTGTTACCGAGCCTTCTTCATTAAGTGTCCAAAAAGATGTGTAATCTCCAAAAGTGAACAATGGCTTCTCTGATGTATTTCCTTCCATGATCAAGAGGATACGTTTGAACAACAATTAGCTACAAGCCAGAATTCAGCCTGTGAATCTGGCCTGAGCAGAACACACAGCTCAGATATTAACAGTTTATTGACTGGGCATCAGAAGATATGTGTCTTAGTGTTTTAATAATGTCTCTATCATTGTCTCTGGGGTCTCAAATAAGGAGCTAGTTAGCCTTCTTGGAATTCAGGTTGGTTTTTTAATCCTTCAAAGTGAAAGGGTTGAATGATCTCTAAGAGCCATAATGTTTTTCTAGCATGGACATGTTATAATTCAAAGTGCATAATAAAATGGTGGAATCTTACTATTAGGACTTAGATGTTTCTCCCTCTGTCCTCTAAGGTTTCCCTGaaagttttcttccttctgttccttCTCCCCAAGAAAGTAATTCCAGTAGTATGTGTCCTAAGGAGTGGAGGTGGAGAGCTGGAAGGGGGGAACTGCTGACGAACGATACCTCTAACTTCCACACAGTCTGCTGCATTTAGTGAAGTGTgcaagtgttaattgctcagttgtgtccaactctttgcaacccccatggactcctctgtccatgggattctccaggcaagaatactacagtggattgccattctcttctccaagggatcttccccacccagggactgaaccttcatctcttgaatctcctgtgttggcgagcaagttctttaccactgcgctccTGAGAAGTCCGACAACAGGAGAGATGAGAAATCCTGGACAACTAGGGTAGTAGTAATGATGCGGAAATTACTTCTTGCATTTCTGGTGCCAATGAAGGGGTACAGAACTGAGCAAGACTTTATTTCCTAAGTGGTTTAAGAGACTGTCCTACCTCtgaatgatttataaatatatgattcATTGTCCTCTTTACTGGTAGTTGTTATGAGAAGTGTGggcagacccaggtctcccacattacaggcagattctttatcagctgagctaccagggaagccctaactgcATCTAGACCCTTGCCCAATTTCTAATTTGAAGCTTTAGGTAAGTGGAGGacacatctctttttttttccccctataagTTCTGCATTgtgatacaaaatattaaaatattccaaTTTGGCACAGACAACGCTTTACTTCAATCCATGCAACTCTGTTTAATATGTAACCTCTACGATTCACTGTGTCAAAAAGATCTAAGTGGCTAACAGACGGGTTTTGCCATACACAAAATGGGTCTCTTAAAAGTTTCAAGAAACAAGCCTATTCACTTTGTCCTATAACTTTGGTTTTTCCTTTAAACACAGCAGTATTTTTAAAGCTACAAAAACTTTCAACATGTACAGAAAGGACTTTGAACTTCAAAATTCTGGAAGACTAGGGATTTGGAAGTTACAGATTACATTTGAGAAAGGAAGTGTATTAAAAATACCCCCCCAAAGCCTGCATCTTCCAAATATTCAAAATGTGCCTTCTGAATAAAAAGACTTGTCACGAATAGAGTTATCGTAACTAAAGCAGGAAGGTAAGTGAACATATTCTCCATACCCACTtcctttccattgttttccttaaCTTTTTCTAGTATTAAACCACAAAGTCAGTTTAAATTCTTCTTGCTGGGGAGAAAGAACTACatcatttatcttaaaaaatatctATCCAAAAACCTTTTCCTGGACTACAGGTTGCCTGAttgaggaaaaggggaaggaatGAAGGCCTGTATTACCAgtaaaaacttgaaataaaaatgacaaagtcTCCAACAAATTTCAGTGGagacttctgaacactggcacaTACATTCTCACAAAATCTGTGATCACTTCAGTGGTCTCTAAAATTTCTAAtcataataacaaaaaagaatgttTGTATACAGTATATGTatagttatttataaataaatacagatactACTGTATAGGTATTAGTTCACTGTGCATACTTACAAACCATAAAGTGGAAATTATAAAGGGAAGAAGTTTATAAACAAAGATGGATACTGTAATGTTTTGCTCCCAAGTCCCAGTGGA encodes:
- the GNG11 gene encoding guanine nucleotide-binding protein G(I)/G(S)/G(O) subunit gamma-11 — translated: MPALHIEDLPEKEKLKMEVEQLRKEVKLQRQQVSKCSEEIKNYIEERSREDPLVKGIPEDKNPFKEKGSCIIS